TTTCCCGTCGCCGGAAAGACACACAGAGTTTGTCGTCGATCCCTCGGGAGCGTCCGGATGAATCGCTGTCCCCACCGAAGCGACGGCTTTCTTCTTCTGCAGGTCGAGAACCGAGACGGTATTATCGTTGGCGCATGCAACGTACGCGTATCGGTTGTCTTGCGAGACTGTCACTTCATTCGGGTGATCGCCTGTGAGGCACTCATAGACCTTCTTGTCCTTGTCGAACACCTCGACCTTCTTCGAGCTCCAGATTGAGACCAGAAGAAGTCCGTTCGCATCGAAGGTGCATGCATAGGGCATGCCGTCCAACCGGACGATCGTCTGCTTTTTCGTATTGAGATCATAATAGCGAAGTGTACTGTCTGCGCGGAAAACGATTGCAAGCGTGTTCCCATGCACGTCCAATCCGGCGGCGGCTCCCGCCTTTTTCAACTTCGGATCGATCAGCTGGATTGAGTCTTTCCCCGTCAACGTACCCTGCTCGAGGCGGAAGGTGTAGACGCAGTTCTGGTACCCTCCCGAAACAAAAAGCGTGTTCCCCTGAAACGCGATTCCCTGCCACGCATCCTTCAGTCGAATCGATTGCGTTACTTTCCTTTTCTTGATGTCCACGAGCATCACCTGCGCCTTGGATTGACCGCTGTGGAGTATGGCGAGAAGCGATCCGTCCTCCGAGAGCGCCGCATTCGCCGGGAAGTCACCAAGCGGGATCTGTTCTCCGGCGGGTGACAGCCACCAGCCATTCGGGAGGAGCATGCGGTTTCCTTGTTGACTAGGGACCTGCGCATTCAAACTGAACACGAAGACGAAGAGAAGAAGAGAGAGCGTTCGCATGGCTATCCTTTCAAAAGAATGGTTGGCCTTAGATACAATCGACGATAGAAGATAGAAACAAACATAATGGAATTCATAAGAAAAACGTTGAGAAGGAGATAGAGTTGAAGAGCGTTGAACACTGAGCAGAGCATCAGCAGGAACAGCTCTGTCCCGATGCCGATCAAGCCGGAGAGCCTCAACGCGGGCACATCAGAATACCAGCGGACCGCAAAATCCGGGCCTTGGTCTCCGCCGCTGCACCACCTGTCGATCCGAAGCATCAGTCGATCCTGCCAGCCGTAAATCACCTGAAATATCCGCTGGAGAGTCACCGTAAGGGCGTCCGCTGTTCTGTCTTCGCTGGTGATTTCTTCCGTAATCCTGTTGACCTGATATTTGTCTTCAAGGTGGAGGTACGACGACAGATAATAGACATGGTACGAGACGCGCAGCGTGATACCTGCGAGCCCGAGGACCGCGAGGATGATCATCCACACATTTCCGGTCGAGGTGAAGAGGACCCATCCGATGGTCCCGAACACCGCCAGGTTGACGACAAAATCTCCTATCGAATCGAGGAACCTGCCGATGCGCGAGTATTGCTGTTTCGCACGCGCCAGCTGACCGTCAGCCGAATCGAATACGTCCTTCAGCGTCACGAGCAGACCGGCGATCGCAGTGGAACCAGCTTCGTTGTGAACGTAAAGCCAGGCAGCGACCAAACCGACGATCGTCGACGCAATGGTTACCTGATTCGGCGTCACCGATGTGGGGTACAGAATCCAGACGATGAAGCCGGCGATCGGGCGAAGGAGATAGGTGTTGATGAGCTCGTCCGAGAGGTTGGATTTCAGGGTTTGCTTATAATCGTACATTCTTCTCCGGATTGGAAATCAACTGCTCGGGGGTGCAGGAGAGAATCCGGGACCGGCGGCCATCGCTTCAGCGGCCCGGAGATCATCAGGAGTGTCTATCTCCATGGAAGGGAATCTGCTCACATCGACGGCGTGCAGTTCAGCCCCTTCATCGATGAGCGCCTGAAACGAGGACTCGTAGAATTCTGTCCTCCCCGCTCCGGCACGCACCCGTTGCTCGATGACCTCAAACAGCCGTCGTGCGATGGATGATGAAAATACCTCGATGCCAATCGATTCGCCGAGAGTTTCGGCCAGCGGTACCGTCTTTCCAATCGAGAGGATGGTTCCCTCGTCACGGACCCTTACTCGTACTTCCTCTTCATCGTGCGTACCTTCGACCCTGACGGCGACCTTGTTTGACGCCTCCCGGCTCAGGAGATGAGGAAGAAGATCGGGCGAGAAGAGAATATCGGCATCGAGCAGCAGCAAGTCCTGAAGCGGCACAGCGGAGTTTGCCTTGTTCAGAAAGAACTCGCGCGCCATGAGCAGCGAGAACGCATTGTT
The nucleotide sequence above comes from Ignavibacteriales bacterium. Encoded proteins:
- a CDS encoding phosphocholine cytidylyltransferase family protein, giving the protein MKAVILAAGSATRMRPLSDSHPKCLLAVGGKPILQRVIENVAAAGISQIGLVIGYKAEAIRSFVKKQFPFLRIRFVVNPKYESTNNAFSLLMAREFFLNKANSAVPLQDLLLLDADILFSPDLLPHLLSREASNKVAVRVEGTHDEEEVRVRVRDEGTILSIGKTVPLAETLGESIGIEVFSSSIARRLFEVIEQRVRAGAGRTEFYESSFQALIDEGAELHAVDVSRFPSMEIDTPDDLRAAEAMAAGPGFSPAPPSS
- a CDS encoding CDP-alcohol phosphatidyltransferase family protein, whose product is MYDYKQTLKSNLSDELINTYLLRPIAGFIVWILYPTSVTPNQVTIASTIVGLVAAWLYVHNEAGSTAIAGLLVTLKDVFDSADGQLARAKQQYSRIGRFLDSIGDFVVNLAVFGTIGWVLFTSTGNVWMIILAVLGLAGITLRVSYHVYYLSSYLHLEDKYQVNRITEEITSEDRTADALTVTLQRIFQVIYGWQDRLMLRIDRWCSGGDQGPDFAVRWYSDVPALRLSGLIGIGTELFLLMLCSVFNALQLYLLLNVFLMNSIMFVSIFYRRLYLRPTILLKG